The following are encoded together in the Gammaproteobacteria bacterium genome:
- a CDS encoding Flagellar hook protein FlgE: MSMSFNTALSGLNASSTDLSVIGNNIANANTTGFKFSRTEFADLYSASLRTYSGARIGSGVKVTGVVQQFTQGNANTTDQSLDLAISGDGFFRVTDSGSQNPLFTRNGAFHIDKNNDVVNAQGQYLNVYQADTSTGEIIGSIDKLHVDQSDIDPSPTTSLSAVINLNSAEAYPKATDTLTVKGLRLNAKAAIIPNDPPFNSAVPSTYNSKTSTTIYDSKGISHTASMYFVNTGELDANNDIVWTVHTVVDNVNGVQGGVEVFPAFAPNDPNFGTNPPTLAKVTFNSTTGAIKTQNPLQLTFNNIDGISNHIQPDPGLINPINNANPINFTINLDNAIQTAGENIDTLGLNSASTAALDTAVPPGTTLPVGAFNPADPLTYDSNVGVITKSIGKDSLGVDHNATLYFVSKGYGSREWDMHAFVDARDAGGNLVNAPYGQEVFLDSNNPSPIKVFANMDGTLRTQPDQFQYTIQNPGGLADPLKFSLNGLQNKEIVNPTLNANGNVGKIWTDPAPGSLPTPASYDYTTSTTIYDSQGGSHLTSFYFVKTGSKLWDVHTFVDGAEIKEPNGTGSPMTLEFDSNGTLNTTYPPPATPADLGKIKLTAVMNNGAANIDFTMDLGNENGKITQYGSPSGVSAITQDGYATGHISSINVANDGTVSSLFTNGHSRTLGQVAMFNFANIQGLRPVGNTEWAQTSTSGTPVPGTPGGPGNMGTIQSGALESSNVDLTKQLVDMIVSQRSFQANAQVISAVDTLTQTIVNLR; this comes from the coding sequence ATGTCTATGTCCTTCAATACTGCCCTGAGCGGTCTCAATGCCTCATCCACCGACCTTTCCGTGATTGGCAATAACATTGCCAACGCTAACACGACGGGTTTCAAATTCTCACGCACCGAATTCGCTGATCTCTACAGCGCCTCACTGAGAACCTACAGCGGCGCTCGAATCGGCAGCGGGGTAAAAGTCACCGGTGTAGTCCAACAATTCACTCAGGGCAATGCCAATACCACGGATCAAAGCCTAGACCTAGCCATTTCTGGTGACGGCTTCTTCCGCGTTACTGATAGCGGCAGCCAAAATCCCCTATTCACTCGGAATGGCGCCTTCCATATCGATAAGAACAATGATGTGGTCAATGCTCAGGGTCAATACCTAAATGTCTATCAGGCCGACACCTCCACCGGAGAGATTATCGGATCGATCGATAAGCTCCACGTAGATCAGAGCGATATCGACCCCTCGCCGACAACTTCCTTGTCTGCGGTTATCAACCTAAACTCTGCGGAGGCCTATCCTAAGGCAACCGATACTTTAACCGTTAAGGGGCTGCGCTTGAATGCCAAGGCAGCGATAATACCAAACGATCCGCCCTTTAACTCAGCGGTGCCAAGTACTTACAATAGTAAGACTTCAACCACGATCTACGATTCTAAGGGAATCTCTCATACCGCCAGTATGTACTTCGTCAATACTGGCGAACTTGATGCAAACAACGATATTGTTTGGACGGTACATACTGTCGTAGACAATGTGAACGGTGTTCAGGGTGGTGTTGAAGTATTCCCTGCATTTGCCCCCAATGACCCGAATTTTGGGACCAATCCACCGACCCTCGCCAAGGTAACCTTCAATTCCACCACCGGTGCTATAAAAACCCAAAACCCACTCCAACTCACCTTCAACAATATTGACGGTATCTCTAACCATATCCAACCAGACCCTGGTCTTATCAATCCGATTAATAATGCCAACCCCATCAATTTCACCATTAATCTCGATAACGCTATCCAAACCGCTGGCGAGAATATAGATACTTTAGGATTAAACAGCGCCTCAACGGCGGCACTGGATACTGCCGTTCCACCGGGAACGACACTACCTGTAGGAGCCTTTAATCCTGCGGATCCTTTAACCTACGACAGTAATGTCGGTGTTATCACTAAATCCATAGGTAAAGATTCCTTGGGGGTAGACCACAATGCCACCCTCTATTTCGTCTCAAAAGGGTACGGGTCCAGAGAGTGGGATATGCACGCATTCGTAGATGCGCGAGACGCGGGTGGCAACCTTGTTAACGCCCCCTATGGGCAGGAAGTCTTTCTCGATTCGAATAATCCCAGCCCCATAAAAGTGTTTGCCAATATGGATGGGACGCTCCGCACGCAACCGGATCAATTCCAATACACCATTCAAAATCCGGGCGGTTTGGCTGACCCCCTTAAGTTCAGCCTCAATGGCCTACAGAATAAAGAAATAGTAAACCCTACCCTAAACGCGAATGGTAACGTGGGGAAGATCTGGACCGACCCAGCCCCAGGCAGTCTTCCCACCCCTGCGAGCTATGACTATACCACTTCTACCACGATCTACGATTCACAGGGTGGCTCTCACCTAACCTCCTTTTACTTTGTAAAAACTGGCTCCAAACTTTGGGATGTACATACCTTTGTGGATGGCGCGGAGATTAAAGAGCCTAACGGTACTGGCTCGCCGATGACGCTAGAGTTTGATAGCAATGGAACACTGAATACTACCTATCCCCCACCGGCAACACCCGCTGACCTTGGGAAAATCAAACTCACTGCCGTGATGAACAATGGGGCAGCCAACATTGATTTCACGATGGATCTGGGTAATGAAAACGGGAAAATCACGCAATACGGTAGCCCCTCCGGCGTATCCGCTATTACCCAAGACGGTTACGCCACTGGGCATATCAGTAGCATCAATGTAGCCAACGACGGTACCGTTTCCAGCCTCTTTACCAACGGTCACAGCCGTACTCTTGGTCAAGTGGCGATGTTTAATTTTGCTAATATCCAAGGACTGCGACCGGTAGGAAATACCGAGTGGGCGCAGACTTCCACCTCCGGGACGCCCGTACCGGGAACACCAGGTGGCCCAGGTAATATGGGAACGATTCAGTCCGGGGCGTTAGAATCATCCAATGTCGACCTTACCAAGCAATTAGTCGATATGATTGTGTCTCAGCGGAGCTTCCAGGCCAATGCTCAAGTAATCTCCGCTGTTGACACCTTGACCCAGACTATCGTCAATCTGCGCTAA